One region of Culex pipiens pallens isolate TS chromosome 2, TS_CPP_V2, whole genome shotgun sequence genomic DNA includes:
- the LOC128093060 gene encoding internalin I-like, protein MIFYSNPICFIIITNLVVCNAWNYWTSATNSKMLVVSIEHESDPVFPNSLNYTGFEEIFVQHPKINELTTEMQSSILNMKELTLWQGQISSVHLIAQLRSVYIENCSTTEVVINPNWNYQTDYLVIIFGKLEKLPAHLNVLKNLEKLYLHDNQIEFLDMADFNGLNKLKLISIYGNKLSEIRATLQNPVILPNLEEFYAYNNRLSDISFEHWNTKLLNRIWLRENKLQIALFFPSVFPVLREVTLNNNSFNCEWLTSTFKALKALSNVTIYSESETKCDKNGPSLEELVRRVKFKETLATVPHSENRQIEIEFSLKTLMYIESLNNTLTSSIDQLRVENRLLHNTYKTFEANMSELSASTMSMKENFDTEVRNEIVTINSELKLLAKSMQINKQLINSHESESSSSLVERGQEMMKLKQQIKLIEQTQNYQSEKQQFLDEKLAFDTAAEIEQIKQILEELQQQMNASSITLNGSVNSGSDKLECLLVVHVGNGAILLMILMKHLLND, encoded by the exons atgattttttattcaaatcccaTTTGTTTTAT aatcatcaccAACTTGGTTGTTTGCAACGCTTGGAATTATTGGACTTCTGCTACaaactcaaaaatgttggtagTAAGCATAGAGCATGAAAGTGATCCAGTTTTCCCAAACAGTTTAAATTACACGGGGTTTGAAGAGATTTTTGTGCAACATCCGAAAATCAACGAACTGACGACGGAAATGCAATCGTCGATTTTGAACATGAAAGAGCTTACATTGTGGCAAGGGCAGATTAGTAGTGTGCATTTGATCGCGCAACTTCGTTCGGTTTATATAGAAAATTGTAGTACTACTGAAGTTGTTATCAATCCAAACTGGAATTATCAAACAGATTATTTAGTGATCATATTTGGGAAATTAGAAAAACTTCCTGCACAtctaaatgttttgaaaaatttggagaAACTTTATCTGCATGACAACCAAATTGAATTCCTTGATATGGCCGATTTCAACGGATTGAACAAACTTAAGTTAATTTCAATATACGGAAATAAACTATCCGAAATCAGAGCAACGTTGCAGAATCCAGTGATTCTTCCTAATTTGGAGGAATTCTATGCATATAATAACCGTCTCAGTGATATAAGTTTTGAGCACTGGAATACTAAATTGTTGAATCGAATATGGTTGCGTGAAAATAAACTGCAGATTGCGCTTTTCTTTCCGAGCGTTTTTCCAGTCTTAAGGGAAGTGACTTTGAATAACAATTCATTTAACTGCGAATGGCTTACATCaacttttaaagcattaaaGGCCCTAAGCAATGTCACAATTTACAGTGAAAGTGAAACTAAATGTGACAAAAATGGACCCTCATTGGAAGAGCTGGTTCGCAGAGTTAAGTTCAAGGAGACACTCGCAACTGTTCCACATTCGGAAAACAGGCAAATTGAAATAGAGTTTAGTCTAAAAACACTAATGTACATTGAGTCTCTTAACAATACCCTAACATCGAGCATTGACCAACTGCGAGTGGAAAACCGGTTGTTACACAACACTTACAAAACATTCGAAGCCAACATGAGTGAGTTATCTGCATCCACTATGTCAATGAAGGAGAATTTTGACACGGAAGTAAGAAACGAGATAGTGACCATCAATTCAGAGTTAAAACTGCTGGCGAAATCAATGCAGATCAATAAACAGCTTATAAATTCGCATGAGTCGGAAAGCAGTTCAAGTTTGGTTGAAAGAGGTCAGGAAATGATGAAACTCAAGCAACAGATCAAACTTATCGAGCAAACGCAAAACTACCAGTCGGAGAAACAGCAATTTCTagatgaaaagttggcatttgatactGCGGCAGAGAttgaacaaataaaacaaattttggaagaGTTGCAACAGCAAATGAATGCTTCGTCGATCACCTTGAATGGTTCCGTTAATTCTGGATCTGATAAGTTGGAATGCTTGTTGGTGGTACATGTAGGTAATGGAGCAATTTTGCTTATGATTTTAATGAAACACTTATTGAATGATTAA